The Gymnodinialimonas sp. 57CJ19 genome includes a window with the following:
- a CDS encoding DUF4170 domain-containing protein yields MSQRLHLVFGGELKDPQKTEFENPEDIHVVGMFPDYQSAYDAWKSEAQRTVDNAHMRYFIAHIHRLRDEGAEASPTEELGS; encoded by the coding sequence ATGTCGCAACGTCTGCACCTTGTATTCGGCGGAGAGCTGAAAGACCCTCAGAAGACGGAATTCGAGAACCCCGAAGACATTCACGTCGTCGGCATGTTCCCCGATTATCAATCGGCCTACGACGCCTGGAAGTCCGAAGCGCAACGCACCGTGGACAATGCCCACATGCGGTATTTCATCGCCCATATCCACCGCCTGCGTGATGAGGGGGCAGAAGCCTCTCCCACCGAAGAACTGGGCAGCTGA
- a CDS encoding metallopeptidase TldD-related protein: MTDTALAPLAAALLEAATRAGADAADALAVDGTSVSIGVLNGALEQAERSEGIEIGLRVLVGNRQACVSASDTSADTLREMAERAVAMARLAPEDPYAGLAEAAQLATVRDGAALDMNDTGADPDPATLEAMALEAEAAALAVDGVAQVSNAGAGFSRRQVHLAATNGFAGGYARTDHGVHCVAITGEGNTMERDYFGDGRNHASDLMSPSEIGRLAGERTVARAGAKKPPTGAFPVMFDERISSGLIGHLLAATNGTAITRGASWARDLLGEQVLPKGLSIIEEPHRPRTSASRPFDAEGLPTADRLIVDDGMLTGWTLDLSSARKLGLTSTASATRGTGAPPSPSVGNARLTAGDLSRDALLQQMGTGLLITSLIGSSINATTGDYSRGASGFWVENGEITHAVNECTVAGNLRDMLRGIIPANDARPHLSRVVPSLLVEGMTIAGA, translated from the coding sequence ATGACCGATACCGCGCTTGCCCCCCTTGCCGCCGCCTTGCTAGAGGCCGCAACCCGTGCCGGGGCCGATGCCGCTGATGCGTTGGCCGTCGATGGCACCTCGGTCAGCATTGGTGTCCTGAACGGCGCTTTGGAACAGGCCGAACGGTCCGAAGGGATCGAAATCGGTCTGCGGGTGCTGGTGGGCAACCGCCAGGCCTGTGTGTCGGCGTCCGACACCTCTGCCGATACCCTGCGCGAAATGGCGGAACGCGCCGTTGCCATGGCGCGGCTTGCGCCGGAAGACCCCTACGCAGGCCTTGCCGAGGCAGCGCAACTGGCCACGGTGCGCGATGGCGCGGCGCTGGACATGAACGACACGGGCGCGGACCCGGACCCCGCTACGCTGGAGGCGATGGCGCTGGAAGCCGAGGCCGCAGCGCTGGCCGTGGACGGCGTGGCGCAAGTGTCCAACGCCGGCGCAGGCTTTTCCCGGCGGCAAGTGCATCTGGCCGCCACCAACGGGTTCGCGGGTGGCTATGCCCGCACCGATCACGGCGTTCACTGCGTGGCGATCACCGGCGAAGGCAACACGATGGAACGTGATTACTTCGGCGACGGGCGCAACCACGCCAGCGATCTGATGTCTCCTTCCGAAATCGGGCGCTTGGCGGGCGAACGCACGGTGGCCCGCGCCGGGGCGAAAAAGCCGCCCACGGGCGCGTTCCCGGTGATGTTTGATGAACGCATTTCCTCGGGCCTGATCGGGCACCTTCTGGCTGCCACCAACGGCACGGCGATCACCCGTGGCGCGTCCTGGGCGCGGGATTTGTTGGGGGAGCAGGTGCTGCCCAAAGGTCTTTCGATTATCGAGGAACCCCACCGCCCGCGCACCTCGGCCAGCCGTCCCTTTGATGCCGAAGGTCTGCCAACCGCCGATCGGCTGATCGTGGACGATGGCATGCTGACCGGCTGGACGCTCGACCTTTCCAGCGCCCGCAAACTGGGCCTGACCTCTACCGCGTCGGCCACCCGTGGCACCGGTGCGCCGCCCTCTCCTTCCGTGGGGAATGCGCGCCTGACGGCAGGCGATCTGTCGCGCGACGCGCTGTTGCAACAGATGGGGACGGGGCTGCTGATCACCTCGCTGATCGGGTCTTCGATCAACGCGACGACGGGCGATTATTCCCGTGGTGCCTCGGGCTTTTGGGTGGAAAACGGCGAAATCACCCATGCGGTGAACGAATGCACGGTGGCCGGCAACCTGCGTGATATGCTGCGCGGCATTATCCCCGCCAACGATGCCCGCCCCCACCTGAGCCGCGTCGTGCCCTCGCTTCTGGTGGAGGGGATGACGATTGCAGGGGCCTGA
- a CDS encoding DsbA family protein — MDRRAMMLGGATGVLGAGAYLLWNGRGGQRFQTEAPLTPFTAANAQEVSDLPEVIEMSKGNPDSGVTLIEYASFTCPHCRSFHANVMPQLTRDYIDTGLINFVYREVYFDRYGLWAGMVARCGGPLRYFGIVDLLYAQQSEWTQGSPAEIAENLKRIGRTAGLTNEELDACMTDAAMAEAMIASYEANMEVHEIPGTPAFILNDELHGNMNFTDMSALLDSAIEAAG; from the coding sequence ATGGATCGCAGAGCCATGATGTTGGGCGGCGCCACGGGCGTCCTGGGCGCCGGCGCTTACCTCTTGTGGAACGGCCGCGGTGGCCAACGCTTCCAGACCGAGGCCCCCCTGACACCCTTCACGGCGGCCAACGCCCAGGAAGTCAGCGACCTCCCCGAAGTGATCGAGATGTCTAAAGGCAACCCCGACAGCGGCGTCACGCTGATCGAATACGCCAGCTTCACCTGCCCCCATTGCCGCAGCTTCCACGCCAACGTCATGCCGCAACTGACCCGTGATTACATCGACACGGGACTCATCAACTTCGTCTACCGGGAAGTCTACTTCGATCGCTATGGCCTCTGGGCCGGAATGGTCGCCCGCTGCGGTGGCCCCCTGCGCTACTTCGGTATCGTGGACCTGCTCTATGCGCAGCAAAGCGAATGGACCCAAGGCTCGCCTGCTGAAATCGCTGAAAACCTCAAGCGCATTGGCCGCACGGCTGGCCTCACCAACGAAGAACTCGATGCCTGCATGACCGACGCCGCCATGGCCGAGGCCATGATCGCCAGCTACGAGGCGAACATGGAAGTGCATGAAATCCCCGGCACACCCGCGTTCATCCTCAACGACGAACTCCATGGCAACATGAACTTCACCGACATGAGCGCCCTTCTCGATTCCGCCATCGAAGCGGCAGGCTGA
- a CDS encoding ribonuclease HII — protein sequence MGPDYQLEQDLGGIVAGVDEVGRGPWAGPVTACAVILDAAHIPEGLNDSKKLTEARRDALALAVLEVADVSLGWASVEEIDALNIRQATFLAMTRAIAGLKATPTHALIDGNAIPPGLPCPATCVVKGDGRSVSIAAASIVAKVRRDTLMKELAVMHPGYGWDTNMGYGTAKHTAGLHHLGVTPHHRRSFAPIRKILCE from the coding sequence ATGGGACCAGATTATCAGTTAGAGCAAGACCTGGGCGGAATCGTTGCGGGTGTGGATGAAGTCGGGCGTGGCCCTTGGGCGGGGCCGGTGACGGCCTGCGCGGTGATATTGGACGCGGCCCATATCCCCGAAGGATTGAATGATTCCAAGAAGTTAACCGAAGCGCGCCGCGATGCGCTGGCGTTGGCCGTGCTAGAGGTGGCGGACGTTTCACTGGGATGGGCCAGCGTGGAAGAGATCGACGCCCTCAACATCCGCCAAGCCACCTTCCTTGCCATGACCCGTGCCATTGCGGGCCTCAAAGCCACGCCCACCCATGCCTTGATCGACGGCAACGCGATCCCGCCGGGCCTGCCTTGTCCTGCCACCTGCGTTGTGAAGGGCGACGGGCGGTCGGTTTCCATCGCGGCGGCCTCAATTGTGGCCAAAGTACGGCGGGACACTTTGATGAAAGAGCTTGCAGTGATGCATCCGGGTTACGGTTGGGACACAAACATGGGTTACGGCACCGCCAAACACACCGCTGGCCTACATCATCTAGGGGTCACCCCTCATCACCGACGCAGCTTTGCGCCAATCCGCAAGATATTGTGTGAATGA
- a CDS encoding SDR family oxidoreductase encodes MKLSIIGASRGIGRKVVTEALERGHKVTAMARSMETATTHHENLTTLSGDATNATDVAAAIDGADAVILTLGLPRDASVLKPTTLFSDATRTLIAAMETNGMKRLLTVTGFGAGDSAEKLSTPERLIQKALLGRAYADKDLQEQLIRDSALDWTIVRPGILTDNRKSNAYKVLVEKETWRNGLINRADVADFLVTAAEQASHIHQTPALQR; translated from the coding sequence ATGAAACTATCTATCATTGGCGCAAGCCGGGGTATCGGCCGCAAGGTCGTGACAGAGGCGCTTGAACGCGGCCACAAAGTCACCGCCATGGCCCGCTCCATGGAAACGGCCACGACCCACCACGAAAACCTCACCACGCTTTCGGGCGATGCCACGAATGCCACCGATGTCGCGGCGGCAATTGATGGGGCCGATGCGGTCATCCTCACCCTCGGCCTGCCCAGAGATGCCAGCGTGCTGAAACCCACAACCCTGTTTTCCGATGCCACCCGAACCCTGATCGCGGCAATGGAAACAAACGGCATGAAACGCCTTCTGACTGTCACCGGCTTCGGTGCCGGCGATAGCGCCGAGAAACTCTCCACCCCCGAACGTCTCATCCAAAAAGCCCTTCTGGGCCGTGCTTACGCCGATAAGGACCTGCAAGAGCAATTGATCCGAGACAGCGCCCTCGACTGGACAATTGTCCGCCCCGGCATCCTGACCGACAACCGCAAATCAAATGCCTACAAGGTGCTGGTCGAAAAAGAGACGTGGCGCAACGGACTCATCAACCGCGCTGATGTGGCCGACTTCCTCGTCACCGCCGCCGAGCAGGCCAGCCACATCCACCAAACCCCGGCACTGCAACGATAG
- a CDS encoding DUF721 domain-containing protein → MAARPTKTTQPNPRRRRGFERAVTLVGAELRTPAEKRGFAETKLLTHWADIVGPEISAMAVPVKVKFGRGFGGTLVLLTTGAKAPMLEMSREAIITRVNACYGYSAIKDLQVTQTAPTGFAEGQVAFAPPEPKKKPAPDPARLKQATQGLDHINDPVLRDALRKLAGNIVTQTNR, encoded by the coding sequence ATGGCCGCCCGACCGACCAAAACGACACAGCCCAATCCGCGCCGCAGGCGGGGCTTTGAACGTGCCGTGACGCTGGTCGGGGCCGAGCTGCGCACCCCCGCCGAAAAGCGCGGCTTTGCGGAAACCAAGCTGCTTACCCATTGGGCGGACATCGTCGGACCCGAGATTTCCGCCATGGCCGTCCCGGTAAAAGTGAAATTTGGCCGTGGCTTCGGCGGTACTCTGGTCCTTCTGACCACGGGCGCCAAAGCTCCGATGCTGGAGATGAGCCGCGAAGCGATCATCACCCGCGTGAACGCCTGCTACGGCTATTCGGCGATCAAGGACCTGCAAGTCACCCAAACCGCCCCCACCGGTTTCGCCGAAGGGCAGGTGGCTTTCGCCCCGCCTGAACCAAAGAAAAAACCCGCTCCCGACCCGGCGCGGCTGAAACAGGCCACCCAAGGCCTCGATCACATCAACGATCCCGTGCTGCGCGACGCCTTGCGAAAGCTGGCCGGGAACATAGTTACTCAGACAAATCGTTAA
- a CDS encoding 3-deoxy-D-manno-octulosonic acid transferase, protein MARSLFLGLYLAWSARGARAFAERKLRERLADGKEDAARLDERRGIATTPRPEGPLIWFHAASVGESLAVLELIRRALDEREDLTVLVTTGTVTSAAVMAERLPDRAIHQFAPLDAKPFVAAFLDHWKPDVAIWTESELWPTLVVETHARGVPMLLLNARMSKASHDKWRFARGMIRSLLGRFQAALVQDNLTMVYLRRLGMPVDRMKVMGTLKEGSAALPCNEDDRAAMAANLAGRPVWLAASTHDGEEKMVLQAHRMAMRSSPRLLLILVPRHPERAEEIAALLQSDGWRFTRRSADQEPADEAQVYLADTMGEMGLWYRLSPISFVGGSLVAIGGHNPFEPAALGSAILHGPYVTNFVDIYDRLRDGGAARLVSSPEKLAGQVAELLNPDEAATMAAAAWQVISDGADVTDRALALVIDTLEEAETP, encoded by the coding sequence ATGGCGCGGTCCCTTTTCCTTGGCCTGTATCTTGCGTGGTCCGCGCGAGGCGCGCGCGCTTTTGCAGAGCGTAAGCTGCGGGAGCGTCTCGCCGACGGGAAAGAGGACGCCGCTCGTCTGGATGAACGCCGTGGCATCGCCACGACGCCGCGCCCCGAAGGGCCGCTGATCTGGTTCCACGCGGCCTCGGTCGGGGAATCTCTGGCGGTGCTGGAACTGATCCGGCGCGCCTTGGATGAACGCGAAGACCTGACGGTGCTGGTGACCACGGGCACCGTCACATCCGCCGCCGTGATGGCCGAACGGTTACCGGACAGGGCGATCCACCAATTCGCGCCGCTGGATGCGAAGCCTTTCGTGGCGGCGTTTCTGGACCATTGGAAACCCGATGTGGCGATCTGGACCGAAAGTGAGCTTTGGCCCACCTTGGTCGTGGAAACCCATGCCCGCGGCGTTCCCATGCTTCTCCTCAACGCGCGCATGTCCAAGGCCAGCCACGACAAGTGGCGTTTCGCCCGTGGCATGATCCGCAGTCTTCTGGGGCGGTTTCAGGCGGCCTTGGTGCAGGATAATCTGACGATGGTGTATCTGCGCCGTTTGGGGATGCCTGTAGACCGAATGAAGGTGATGGGCACGTTGAAGGAAGGCTCTGCCGCACTGCCCTGCAATGAGGATGACCGCGCCGCGATGGCGGCCAATTTGGCCGGGCGTCCGGTTTGGCTGGCGGCCTCGACCCATGACGGGGAAGAGAAGATGGTTCTGCAAGCACACCGGATGGCGATGCGATCTTCGCCCCGGTTGCTGCTGATCCTCGTGCCCCGCCACCCCGAACGCGCCGAAGAGATTGCCGCACTGTTGCAAAGCGACGGCTGGCGTTTCACCCGGCGCAGCGCCGATCAAGAACCCGCAGATGAGGCGCAGGTCTATCTAGCCGACACGATGGGCGAAATGGGCCTTTGGTATCGGCTATCCCCGATCAGCTTTGTCGGCGGCAGCCTTGTGGCGATTGGCGGGCACAATCCGTTTGAGCCTGCCGCCCTTGGCTCTGCCATTCTGCACGGGCCTTATGTGACGAACTTTGTCGATATCTATGACCGCCTGCGCGACGGCGGCGCGGCGCGGTTGGTCTCTTCGCCCGAGAAGCTCGCCGGACAGGTGGCCGAATTGCTGAACCCCGATGAAGCCGCCACCATGGCCGCCGCCGCGTGGCAGGTGATCTCGGACGGGGCGGACGTGACAGACCGGGCACTGGCGCTGGTGATTGACACATTGGAAGAGGCGGAGACACCCTGA
- the lpxK gene encoding tetraacyldisaccharide 4'-kinase: MRAPGFWHEPAGIMAAALSPLGALYAAGTARRLRKGPRESVGVPVICIGNINAGGTGKTPTAIAVAQRLAARGVAVHAVTRGYGGEINGPVQVDERSHDAKQVGDEALLLAAFLPTWVSADRVAGAKAAVAAGAECLILDDGFQNPGLAYDLSVVVVDAWRGFGNGKVIPAGPLREPVDVGLTRADMVVSIGPEAAQTRFAATWGAWVKVPQLTGALEPLATGMSLDGVPVLAFAGIGHPEKFFQTLRGLGADLHATHALADHQPLSDTLMTRLLREAWQRGAQVVTTEKDAVRLSPEFRSRVMTVPVRLQMDDWAPLDAGLDRVLARK; encoded by the coding sequence ATGCGCGCGCCGGGGTTCTGGCATGAGCCTGCGGGGATTATGGCCGCGGCCCTGTCGCCCCTGGGGGCACTCTACGCTGCTGGCACTGCGCGGCGCTTGCGGAAGGGACCGCGCGAAAGTGTTGGCGTGCCGGTGATTTGTATTGGCAACATCAATGCGGGTGGCACCGGCAAGACCCCCACCGCCATCGCCGTGGCGCAGCGTCTGGCGGCGCGGGGTGTGGCTGTTCACGCCGTGACACGGGGCTACGGCGGAGAAATCAACGGCCCTGTTCAGGTCGATGAGCGCTCCCACGATGCCAAACAGGTGGGGGATGAGGCGTTGCTCTTGGCCGCCTTCCTGCCAACCTGGGTTTCGGCAGACCGCGTCGCCGGGGCCAAGGCCGCCGTGGCCGCAGGGGCCGAGTGCCTGATCCTTGACGACGGCTTCCAGAACCCCGGCTTGGCCTATGACCTGTCGGTGGTGGTGGTGGACGCATGGCGCGGCTTCGGCAATGGAAAGGTGATCCCCGCCGGGCCGCTACGAGAGCCGGTGGACGTGGGGCTGACGCGTGCCGACATGGTGGTGAGCATCGGGCCGGAAGCCGCGCAGACACGATTCGCCGCGACCTGGGGCGCTTGGGTGAAGGTGCCCCAACTGACCGGTGCGTTAGAGCCGTTGGCCACGGGAATGTCCCTCGACGGCGTGCCGGTTTTGGCTTTCGCCGGGATCGGTCATCCTGAGAAATTCTTTCAGACGCTACGGGGGCTCGGCGCGGATTTGCACGCGACCCACGCCTTGGCGGATCATCAGCCGTTGAGCGACACCTTGATGACGCGGCTGTTGCGTGAGGCGTGGCAGCGCGGGGCGCAGGTGGTCACGACCGAAAAGGACGCGGTGCGCCTATCGCCCGAGTTCCGGTCTCGGGTGATGACGGTGCCGGTCAGGTTACAGATGGATGATTGGGCACCGCTGGATGCAGGGTTGGATCGAGTGTTGGCGCGAAAATAG
- the mutY gene encoding A/G-specific adenine glycosylase has product MREDQIGRALLQWYDAHARDLPWRVPPNSGETADPYRVWLSEIMLQQTTVVTVKAYFERFTELWPTVADLAAAEDADVMGEWAGLGYYARARNLLKCARAVVSDHGGTFPGTEAALLSLPGIGPYTAAAVASIAFDQPAPVMDGNIERVMARLFAVVKALPGSKPVLKAHAARLTPEQRPGDHAQALMDLGATICTPRSPACGICPLMAGCAARKQGIAAELPKKAPKKVKPIRYGYVYVVRREDGAVLLETRPETGLLGGMLAFPSSDWSDAPVEAPPCDLDWQDPGLEVRHTFTHFHLRLALRLGQAPLDTSPQRGDFVPKGQFKPSSLPTLMRKAYDLSEIDHDRT; this is encoded by the coding sequence GTGCGTGAAGATCAGATAGGGCGCGCGTTGTTGCAGTGGTATGACGCCCATGCGCGGGATTTGCCATGGCGGGTTCCCCCCAATTCAGGGGAAACCGCCGATCCTTACCGGGTGTGGCTGAGTGAGATCATGTTGCAGCAGACCACTGTTGTGACGGTGAAGGCCTATTTCGAGAGGTTCACCGAGCTTTGGCCAACGGTGGCCGATCTGGCAGCGGCGGAAGATGCCGACGTGATGGGCGAATGGGCGGGCCTTGGGTACTACGCCAGGGCGCGAAACTTGCTGAAATGCGCCCGCGCCGTGGTCAGCGATCATGGCGGGACGTTTCCAGGGACCGAGGCCGCCTTGCTGAGCCTGCCGGGGATTGGGCCCTATACGGCGGCGGCTGTCGCCTCGATCGCGTTCGATCAGCCCGCGCCGGTCATGGATGGGAACATCGAGAGGGTGATGGCGCGGCTTTTCGCGGTGGTGAAGGCTTTGCCGGGCAGTAAGCCCGTGTTGAAGGCCCACGCGGCGCGGCTGACCCCGGAACAGCGGCCCGGGGACCACGCGCAGGCGCTGATGGATCTGGGGGCGACGATCTGCACGCCAAGATCACCTGCCTGCGGGATATGTCCGTTGATGGCGGGATGCGCGGCCCGAAAGCAGGGCATCGCGGCGGAATTGCCGAAGAAGGCCCCGAAGAAGGTGAAGCCGATCCGGTATGGCTACGTCTATGTGGTGCGTCGGGAAGATGGCGCGGTATTGCTGGAGACCCGCCCCGAGACGGGTCTGTTGGGCGGCATGTTGGCCTTTCCCAGCAGCGACTGGTCCGACGCGCCGGTTGAGGCCCCACCCTGCGATCTGGATTGGCAGGACCCGGGCTTGGAGGTGCGCCACACGTTCACTCATTTCCACCTGCGCCTTGCCCTGAGGTTAGGGCAAGCCCCCCTAGACACGTCGCCGCAACGGGGTGACTTTGTGCCCAAGGGCCAATTCAAGCCATCCTCTTTGCCTACGCTGATGCGTAAAGCCTATGACCTGAGTGAGATAGACCATGATCGCACCTGA
- a CDS encoding 3'(2'),5'-bisphosphate nucleotidase CysQ, which translates to MQGPEDDLKLLCDAALQAGAIAKQFFGNDPAVFDKGPEGPVTEADLAIDAMLHDVLRTARPDYGWLSEETDDDRARLSAEHVFICDPIDGTRAFIEGSTSFSHSLAVSRNGKITAAAVFLPMRDKLYSAALGAGATLNDAPLQVTTTAHLAEATVLTTKANMQAHHWKEGVPEVNKAYRPSLAYRMSLVGEGRFDAMMTFRPTWEWDIAAGALIIAEAGGIVTDSFGVPLQFNGPRAQVDGVLTGSASVHQALLDMRPLKAG; encoded by the coding sequence TTGCAGGGGCCTGAAGATGACCTGAAACTGCTTTGCGACGCCGCGTTACAGGCTGGTGCGATTGCGAAGCAATTCTTCGGCAATGACCCCGCCGTTTTCGACAAAGGCCCGGAGGGCCCGGTGACCGAAGCTGATTTGGCCATCGACGCCATGCTCCATGACGTGCTGCGCACAGCGCGGCCCGATTACGGCTGGCTGTCGGAAGAAACCGATGATGACCGCGCCCGCCTTTCGGCCGAGCACGTGTTCATCTGCGATCCCATTGATGGCACCCGCGCGTTCATTGAGGGCAGCACGAGTTTCTCCCACTCCCTCGCGGTGTCGCGGAACGGAAAGATCACCGCCGCTGCTGTCTTCCTGCCCATGCGCGACAAGCTCTACAGCGCAGCCCTCGGCGCGGGTGCAACACTGAACGACGCGCCTTTGCAGGTGACAACCACGGCGCACCTGGCCGAAGCCACGGTTCTGACAACGAAGGCCAACATGCAGGCGCATCACTGGAAAGAAGGCGTGCCGGAGGTAAACAAAGCCTACCGCCCCTCGCTGGCCTACCGCATGTCGCTGGTCGGCGAGGGCCGCTTTGACGCGATGATGACGTTCCGCCCCACGTGGGAATGGGACATCGCCGCAGGGGCGCTGATAATCGCAGAGGCAGGCGGCATCGTGACTGACAGCTTCGGGGTGCCGCTGCAGTTCAACGGTCCCCGCGCACAGGTGGACGGCGTGCTGACGGGCAGCGCATCGGTGCATCAGGCATTGCTGGACATGCGCCCTTTGAAGGCGGGTTGA
- a CDS encoding alkane 1-monooxygenase: MIAPETVAKFQRALPFWASLLLIPLIAVLATQGGWWLLGIPLATWWLFAVLDQITGLELENADPGTADDQLYWYRAITLMWPPLQFTTLFAVIYYATRADHLSGVELAGLAFGMGVLSGTIGINYAHELMHQSSRLERWLADFLLASVLYSHFRSEHLLVHHRYVGTGRDPVTARFNEGFHRFFPRVLRESYGSSWRAEAAMLARKGLPALDGRNPFWLYIALQGIFLALAFLVGGWVGLAMFLGQALTAVWQLELTNYIEHYGLTRKHLGEGKYEHVRPRHSWNAAHKASNWLLINLQRHSDHHYKPDRRFPLLQNYTEADAPQFPYGYPVMTTCAMIPPLWKRVMNPRVRRWRTMYYPEITDWKAYNKMKHPLPR; encoded by the coding sequence ATGATCGCACCTGAAACCGTCGCGAAGTTTCAACGCGCGCTACCCTTCTGGGCAAGCCTTTTGCTGATCCCGTTGATCGCCGTTCTGGCCACGCAGGGCGGTTGGTGGCTTTTGGGGATACCCTTGGCGACGTGGTGGTTGTTTGCGGTCTTGGACCAGATCACCGGATTGGAGTTGGAAAACGCCGACCCCGGCACGGCGGACGATCAGTTGTATTGGTATCGGGCGATCACTCTGATGTGGCCACCGTTGCAGTTCACGACGCTGTTTGCAGTCATTTACTATGCCACCCGCGCCGATCATTTGAGCGGGGTCGAACTGGCGGGGCTGGCCTTTGGGATGGGCGTGCTGAGTGGCACGATCGGGATCAACTACGCCCATGAGTTGATGCACCAATCCTCCAGACTGGAGCGTTGGTTGGCGGATTTTTTGCTGGCGAGCGTGCTATATTCCCATTTCCGGTCCGAGCATTTGCTGGTGCATCACCGCTATGTGGGCACCGGGCGCGATCCGGTCACGGCGCGGTTTAATGAGGGGTTCCACCGCTTCTTTCCGCGCGTCTTGCGGGAGTCTTACGGGTCATCGTGGCGGGCGGAAGCGGCGATGCTGGCCCGCAAAGGGCTGCCTGCACTGGATGGGAGAAACCCGTTTTGGCTCTATATTGCGTTGCAGGGGATATTCCTGGCCCTGGCGTTTCTGGTGGGGGGATGGGTCGGCTTGGCGATGTTTCTGGGGCAGGCTTTAACGGCCGTGTGGCAGTTGGAGCTGACCAATTACATCGAGCACTATGGTTTGACCCGGAAACATCTGGGCGAAGGGAAGTATGAACACGTGCGGCCAAGGCATTCGTGGAATGCGGCCCACAAGGCATCGAACTGGTTATTGATCAATTTGCAGCGCCATTCGGACCATCATTACAAGCCGGACCGGCGATTTCCCTTGTTGCAGAATTATACCGAGGCCGACGCGCCGCAGTTTCCCTATGGCTACCCGGTCATGACCACCTGCGCGATGATACCGCCGTTGTGGAAGCGGGTGATGAACCCAAGGGTGAGGCGGTGGCGGACGATGTATTACCCGGAGATCACCGACTGGAAGGCCTACAACAAGATGAAACATCCCTTGCCGCGCTAG
- a CDS encoding site-specific DNA-methyltransferase, producing the protein MTTKTKEKAVATLPLNQILAGDCIDVMNALPEASVDLIFADPPYNLQLKGDLHRPNNSKVDAVDNAWDQFDSFKAYDTFTRAWLAAAKRLLKPGGAIWVIGSYHNIFRVGAELQTQGYWILNDVVWRKSNPMPNFRGKRFTNAHETMIWASKDEGSKYTFNYEALKELNEGIQMRSDWVLPICNGGERLKDDKGDKAHPTQKPESLLHRVLVGSTNPGDVVLDPFFGTGTTGAVAKALGREFIGIEREEAYRKVAEKRISRVRKFDKASIAVTTPKRAEPRVPFGQLVERGMLRPGEMLTSPRGHLAKVRADGTLIADDVKGSIHKVGAELEGAPSCNGWTYWNFKRDGKNVSIDVLRQQIRAEMSE; encoded by the coding sequence ATGACAACCAAGACGAAAGAGAAGGCAGTGGCGACACTGCCCCTGAACCAGATTCTTGCCGGTGATTGCATCGACGTGATGAACGCGTTGCCCGAAGCATCGGTTGATCTGATCTTTGCAGATCCCCCCTATAACTTGCAGCTGAAAGGCGACCTCCATCGCCCCAACAACTCCAAGGTCGATGCGGTCGACAACGCTTGGGACCAGTTCGACAGCTTCAAAGCCTACGACACCTTCACCCGCGCCTGGCTGGCCGCTGCAAAGCGCCTTCTCAAGCCCGGCGGCGCGATCTGGGTGATCGGCAGCTACCACAACATCTTCCGTGTGGGTGCTGAGTTGCAGACCCAAGGCTATTGGATCTTGAATGACGTCGTCTGGCGCAAGTCCAACCCGATGCCGAACTTCCGCGGCAAGCGCTTCACCAACGCCCATGAGACGATGATCTGGGCCTCCAAGGACGAAGGGTCCAAATACACGTTCAACTACGAGGCGTTGAAAGAGCTGAACGAGGGCATTCAAATGCGCTCGGACTGGGTTCTGCCAATCTGCAACGGCGGCGAGCGTCTGAAAGACGACAAGGGTGACAAGGCGCACCCCACCCAGAAACCCGAATCGTTGCTGCACCGCGTCTTGGTCGGCTCCACCAACCCCGGCGATGTGGTCCTTGATCCGTTCTTCGGGACCGGCACGACCGGCGCCGTGGCCAAGGCCCTTGGCCGCGAATTCATCGGGATCGAACGTGAAGAGGCCTACCGTAAGGTTGCCGAAAAGCGCATCTCTCGGGTGCGGAAGTTCGACAAGGCCTCGATCGCCGTCACCACCCCCAAACGCGCCGAGCCCCGGGTGCCCTTCGGCCAGCTGGTCGAGCGTGGCATGTTGCGCCCCGGTGAAATGCTGACCAGCCCCCGCGGTCACTTGGCGAAAGTGCGTGCCGACGGCACCCTGATCGCCGATGACGTGAAAGGCTCGATCCACAAGGTCGGCGCCGAGCTTGAAGGCGCCCCTTCTTGCAATGGCTGGACGTATTGGAACTTCAAACGCGACGGCAAGAACGTCTCGATTGATGTGCTGCGTCAGCAAATTCGGGCGGAAATGTCCGAGTAA